In Daucus carota subsp. sativus chromosome 4, DH1 v3.0, whole genome shotgun sequence, one DNA window encodes the following:
- the LOC108216804 gene encoding hypothetical protein At1g04090, translating to MGNSVSSAYIFKKHKKPLPIETKFSLPSPIPSWSPGDGFASGTIDLGGLQVCQVTTFNKIWASHEGGPDNLGATIYEPSSIPEGFTMLGCYGQANNEPLFGFVLAAKQTDPESDILKSATDYTLVWSSDSSKIKQDGVAYVWLPDPPDGYRTMGHVVTTTPDKPALDKIRCVRADFTADAETETWIWGLGKDLNVNGFNVFAIRPKDRGTQALGVSTGTFLAQNGGTDVSSFCLKNVEANLSAMPNLTQLREVMEAYSPVVYFHPDENYFPSTVNWYFQNGALLFSKGNESNPTPVEFMGSNLPQGGSNDGAFWLGLPNDKNASERIKKGDLQSASAYLHIKPMLGASCTDIAIWLFYPFNGPARAKIEIVNISLGKIGEHVGDWEHVTLRISNFNGELRSVYFSEHSKGQWVSAPQLEFENGNKPVTYSSLNGHAFYPKAGLVLQGSGGIGIRNDSAKSKNVMDTGRRFSIVSAEYLAASGVVEPPWLNYMRKWGPKISYDIAEELKKVEKLLPGFLKKAFVKLVKNLPSEVLGEDGPTGPKVKSNWTGDESV from the exons ATGGGGAATTCGGTATCTTCTGCATATATTTTCAAGAAACATAAGAAGCCTTTGCCCATTGAGACGAAGTTCTCTTTACCCTCTCCGATCCCTTCATGGTCTCCAG GTGACGGTTTCGCAAGTGGAACTATTGATCTAGGAGGTTTGCAAGTGTGTCAAGTCACAACTTTCAACAAAATTTGGGCAAGCCATGAAGGCGGGCCGGACAATCTTGGTGCCACAATCTATGAGCCCTCTTCAATACCAGAAGGATTCACTATGCTTGGTTGCTACGGCCAAGCTAACAACGAGCCCCTATTCGGCTTTGTTTTAGCTGCTAAACAAACTGACCCCGAAAGCGATATACTCAAATCTGCAACTGATTATACACTTGTTTGGAGCAGTGACTCGTCGAAAATTAAGCAAGATGGTGTGGCCTATGTTTGGCTTCCAGACCCTCCTGATGGATACAGAACTATGGGACATGTGGTCACCACGACACCGGATAAGCCTGCCCTTGACAAGATCCGATGTGTTCGAGCTGATTTCACTGCTGATGCGGAGACTGAGACGTGGATTTGGGGACTAGGGAAGGACTTGAATGTGAATGGATTTAATGTTTTTGCAATTAGGCCGAAAGACAGAGGAACTCAGGCTCTAGGGGTGAGTACAGGCACATTTTTGGCTCAAAATGGTGGGACTGATGTTTCGTCATTTTGCTTAAAAAATGTCGAAGCGAATTTATCAGCTATGCCGAATTTAACTCAACTTCGGGAAGTTATGGAGGCTTATTCCCCTGTTGTGTATTTTCATCCTGATGAAAACTATTTTCCCTCGACTGTCAACTGGTATTTCCAGAACGGGGCGTTATTGTTTTCGAAAGGGAACGAATCGAACCCGACACCTGTCGAATTCATGGGATCGAATCTCCCGCAAGGCGGATCAAACGATGGCGCATTTTGGTTAGGCCTTCCGAATGACAAGAATGCGAGTGAGAGGATCAAGAAAGGCGATTTGCAGAGTGCTTCCGCTTATTTACACATAAAGCCAATGTTGGGTGCCTCGTGCACTGACATTGCGATATGGTTATTTTACCCGTTCAACGGACCGGCTCGGGCAAAAATCGAGATCGTCAATATTTCGCTAGGCAAAATTGGGGAGCATGTCGGTGACTGGGAACATGTGACACTACGAATTAGTAATTTTAACGGAGAATTACGAAGTGTTTATTTTTCGGAACATAGTAAAGGGCAATGGGTGAGTGCACCTCAGCTCGAATTCGAAAATGGCAACAAGCCCGTGACATATTCGTCGTTAAACGGACATGCATTTTATCCGAAAGCAGGGCTTGTTTTACAGGGGAGTGGAGGGATTGGAATAAGGAATGACAGTGCAAAGAGCAAGAATGTGATGGACACTGGCCGGAGATTTTCCATCGTTTCAGCAGAATACTTGGCCGCGAGCGGCGTCGTGGAGCCGCCGTGGCTGAATTATATGAGGAAATGGGGGCCAAAAATCAGCTATGACATTGCTGAGGAGCTGAAGAAAGTTGAGAAGTTGTTGCCTGGTTTTCTAAAGAAGGCGTTTGTAAAGTTGGTGAAAAATCTTCCGAGTGAAGTGTTGGGGGAGGATGGGCCTACTGGGCCCAAAGTCAAGTCTAACTGGACCGGGGATGAAAGTGTATAA
- the LOC108216468 gene encoding hypothetical protein At1g04090: protein MESQKLHSCFIIFVIIFSLSLKDCTAWNPFKIFKKHKTRQPLPVQSIFKLPSPPPPWPSGQGFANGTIDLGGLLVSQISSFSKVWAALEGGPDNRGATFYEPSLIPEGFFMLGSYSQPNNRPLFGWVLVAKDVTNNASQGALALPTNYTLVWSSESRDIKQDGVGYIWLPTPPQGYNPIGHVVTNSSERPPLDMIRCVRSDLTALIEIEGLIWRPDNGLNVYTSRPAARGSNDSSVPAGTFVVQTDGVALSLSCLKNVRNSLSAMPNVSQIQELVRAYSPMLYFHPDEQFLPSSVSWFFQNGALLYTKGNESNPVAIDPTGSNLPLNGTDDGAYWLDLPINQTIRDSLKKGNLQNAEAYLHVKPRLGATFTDIVVWIFYPFNGAAKAKVEVFHNVRLGKIGEHVGDWEHVTLRISNFDGELKTVYFSQHNSGTWVSSSDLEFGNGSKPIVYVSLHGHAAFPHPGLVLEGTDEVGIRNDMAKGDSVMDAGATFSVVNAEYLGTSTIVEPSWLNYAGQWGPNVTYDIDTELTSVMELLPGDLESEFKKILKDIPHEVLGEEGPVGPKMKDNWNGDERV from the exons ATGGAATCTCAGAAGCTGCATTCATGTTTCATCATCTTTGTCATCATTTTCAG TTTAAGTCTTAAAGACTGCACAGCTTGGAATCCCTTCAAAATCTTCAAAAAACACAAAACCAGGCAGCCCTTGCCTGTCCAATCCATCTTCAAGCTTCCTTCTCCGCCTCCTCCCTGGCCTTCTG GTCAAGGTTTTGCCAATGGAACTATTGATCTAGGAGGACTCCTGGTGTCTCAGATATCGTCTTTTAGTAAAGTCTGGGCCGCGCTTGAGGGCGGACCAGATAATCGTGGTGCTACATTTTATGAACCATCTTTGATTCCAGAAGGGTTTTTTATGCTTGGGAGCTATAGTCAGCCAAACAACCGACCTCTTTTTGGATGGGTTTTAGTCGCTAAAGATGTGACAAACAATGCATCACAAGGGGCTTTAGCTTTACCGACTAATTACACTCTTGTTTGGAGTAGTGAGTCGCGAGACATTAAGCAAGATGGAGTTGGCTACATTTGGTTGCCTACACCGCCACAAGGTTATAATCCTATTGGCCATGTTGTTACCAATTCATCCGAGAGGCCTCCCCTTGACATGATCCGTTGTGTGCGATCTGATCTTACTGCATTGATTGAAATTGAGGGCTTGATTTGGCGACCAGATAATGGATTGAATGTATATACTTCAAGGCCAGCAGCCAGAGGAAGCAACGACTCGAGTGTCCCAGCTGGAACATTTGTGGTACAAACTGATGGAGTTGCGTTATCTTTATCTTGTTTAAAGAATGTCAGGAATAGTTTATCAGCTATGCCAAATGTGAGCCAAATTCAAGAATTGGTTAGAGCTTATTCTCCGATGCTGTACTTTCATCCTGACGAACAGTTTCTGCCCTCTTCAGTGAGCTGGTTTTTTCAAAATGGGGCATTATTGTATACTAAAGGCAACGAATCTAATCCGGTTGCTATTGATCCTACGGGCTCTAATCTCCCCCTAAATGGAACAGACGATGGCGCATATTGGCTAGACCTTCCCATCAATCAAACAATCCGCGACAGCCTTAAGAAAGGTAATTTGCAAAATGCTGAGGCATATCTACATGTTAAACCTAGGCTTGGTGCCACATTTACTGACATAGTAGTTTGGATATTTTATCCGTTTAATGGAGCCGCAAAGGCTAAAGTCGAGGTTTTTCATAACGTCCGCTTGGGGAAAATTGGAGAACATGTTGGTGATTGGGAACATGTGACATTGCGGATCAGCAATTTTGATGGGGAGTTAAAAACTGTCTATTTTTCGCAACATAATAGCGGAACTTGGGTGAGTTCCTCAGACCTTGAGTTTGGAAATGGTAGCAAGCCTATTGTTTATGTGTCATTGCACGGCCACGCTGCATTTCCGCACCCCGGCCTTGTCCTGGAAGGGACTGATGAAGTTGGGATACGAAATGATATGGCGAAAGGTGACAGTGTAATGGATGCCGGGGCAACGTTTTCTGTAGTTAACGCGGAGTACTTAGGTACATCAACCATTGTTGAACCATCATGGCTAAATTATGCTGGACAATGGGGACCAAATGTTACTTATGATATTGATACAGAGCTGACTAGTGTTATGGAGTTGTTGCCAGGAGACTTGGAAAGTGAATTCAAGAAGATTTTGAAAGATATCCCTCATGAGGTATTAGGTGAAGAAGGGCCTGTTGGTCCCAAAATGAAAGATAATTGGAATGGTGATGAAAGGGTTTGA